In Salana multivorans, a single genomic region encodes these proteins:
- a CDS encoding glycosyltransferase encodes MAVQLAPGTRIGLVCLHTDPYAAPGSGDVGGMNVVVRQTAAAMARLGAELDVGVEVVTRLADAAAPRREVIDGVTVHRLAVGPARAVPKGEHEAFVAEFGERLAELGPFDVVHSQHWFSGAAALPVARDWGVPHLQSFHSIAAPVGESLAHGERPESPGRLAGEAMLARGSDGIIAVSHAEQATAVARLGADPSRVLVVHPGVDAELFRPRHADECGAVDEGGGRDRPRLLIAARLEPLKGVDLAIEALAELRELAAWPAGGRRPVLRVAGGATADEAFVDSLVELARRLGVADDVELLGPRNRVELAEEMRAATLVLVPSHFETYGLVALEASASGVPVLASDAGGLRESVIDGETGVLLATRSPRAWAEAVGGLLADRELREQLGAAGRRLALGRSWTGAARLTLAAYAEAIAPAPR; translated from the coding sequence ATGGCCGTCCAGCTCGCCCCCGGCACCCGCATCGGGCTCGTCTGTCTGCACACCGATCCCTACGCGGCGCCCGGCTCGGGCGACGTCGGCGGGATGAACGTCGTCGTGCGGCAGACGGCCGCGGCGATGGCGCGGCTCGGTGCGGAGCTGGACGTCGGCGTCGAGGTGGTGACGCGCCTCGCCGACGCGGCTGCTCCGCGGCGCGAGGTGATCGACGGCGTGACCGTCCATCGGCTCGCCGTCGGACCGGCGCGCGCCGTGCCGAAGGGGGAGCACGAGGCGTTCGTCGCGGAGTTCGGCGAGCGGCTGGCGGAGCTCGGACCCTTCGACGTCGTGCACTCCCAGCACTGGTTCTCCGGGGCCGCGGCGCTCCCGGTGGCCCGGGACTGGGGCGTCCCGCACCTGCAGTCGTTCCACTCGATCGCCGCGCCCGTCGGGGAGTCGCTCGCGCACGGTGAGCGCCCGGAGTCGCCGGGACGGCTCGCGGGCGAGGCGATGCTCGCGCGGGGGAGCGACGGGATCATCGCCGTCAGCCACGCCGAGCAGGCGACCGCGGTCGCGCGGCTCGGCGCGGATCCGTCGCGGGTCCTGGTGGTCCACCCCGGGGTCGACGCGGAGCTGTTCCGACCGCGGCACGCGGACGAGTGCGGGGCTGTGGACGAGGGCGGGGGTAGGGATCGGCCGCGGCTGCTGATCGCGGCTCGGCTCGAGCCGCTGAAGGGTGTCGACCTGGCGATCGAGGCGCTGGCCGAGCTGCGGGAGCTCGCGGCGTGGCCGGCCGGGGGCAGGCGACCGGTCCTGCGCGTGGCGGGCGGCGCGACGGCCGACGAGGCGTTCGTCGACTCGCTCGTCGAGCTGGCGCGCCGGCTGGGGGTGGCCGACGACGTCGAGCTGCTCGGTCCGCGCAACCGCGTCGAGCTGGCGGAGGAGATGCGGGCGGCGACGCTGGTGCTCGTGCCGTCGCACTTCGAGACGTACGGTCTGGTCGCGCTGGAGGCGTCCGCCAGCGGGGTGCCGGTCCTGGCGAGCGATGCCGGCGGGCTGCGCGAGTCGGTCATCGACGGTGAGACGGGGGTGCTGCTGGCCACCCGGTCGCCGCGGGCGTGGGCGGAGGCCGTGGGAGGGCTGCTCGCGGATCGTGAGCTGCGTGAGCAGCTCGGCGCGGCGGGCCGGAGGCTCGCGCTCGGTCGGAGCTGGACCGGGGCCGCGCGGTTGACCCTCGCGGCCTACGCCGAGGCGATCGCCCCCGCCCCTCGCTGA
- a CDS encoding DEAD/DEAH box helicase, with protein sequence MRQLIELLGLVGPGSYQRGLAYAQEHRATVTEYDPVEGWVAGVCRGSGGTVYQANVYFTMSRNDVLQEFDGVCSCPVRMDCKHAVALLLTALEEDSIARDAGGPTGGRAGPQWRAVLQRALPTAEPAEVELALAIQVTPPGQGGRLGYGFATGRVTARPVRSGKRTRWVQSGVTWSTIRSGHLPGADRAQLTALERLRRLTTVEDRYHADPNVLELDQVALAELWPALREVVASGVQLVDARAVGQGARQDVPGVVLETRPGRADLAVMEDDDADLTLHAALEHPAAGEMSTSVLVGDPPHGLVWVDERGTHLAALDQPASQTWAALHEGGAVRVPAHEREEFEREFAPRLAAHGWRSPDGSYEPPPPPTPTLHLGVRLTERGDPATPPRAVLGWGWVYGQDDEAPAETWLPVVAQPRFAPESGRDGAAEADVLARVCAVLAGSDEDADDAAGPDRTGARPSTTVGPSTEPQPTTAAQDAATGGLPELLLVPEGRRGTPALLPEATVTGMAVVRLLELLPALTDAGVVIHHDDLPSYRSGGAPSVTIAVARESRDWFELEVMMEVAGHQVPIGQVIAALGTRQSTLFLPDGSYVSLDVPELEQLRQLIAESRALADGRRAALRVPRINSSWWEELLALGVVQEAEHAWLQAVRRRALGPAAGGADHADGEREPEPPPPVPAGLAATLRPYQREGYEWLATLRRAGLGGVLADDMGLGKTVQTLAMILDERTDPGAPAGRDDDARGEGAAASPAGPARPRGPWLVVAPTSVVPNWAAESERFTPGLRVAVVSSTGARREETLAELAADVDVLVTSYALLRLEAEEYAALDLAGVVLDEAQNVKNYTSKAFASARRLGAPVTFAITGTPMENDLSELWAMFTLTAPGLLGSPQQFAEVYRRPIERESPDARSLLARLRRRIRPFLLRRTKEQVARDLPPKQEQVLHVDLAPAHRRLYDRHLQRERRRILRLADDLEGNRVEVLAALTRLRQLAIDASLVDDQADDVPSSKLDVLLPLLEEAAAEGHRVLVFSQFTRYLRMIGARLDEAGLGYAYLDGATTRRADVIRGFAEGDDPVFLISLKAGGVGLNLTMADYAILADPWWNPAAEAQAVDRAHRIGQERPVMVYRLVSSDTIEERVMALQEAKRALVAGVLDETGDDVRPGAGRSTGQGARRGAGKLSAEDLRGLLA encoded by the coding sequence GTGCGCCAACTCATCGAGCTCCTCGGACTGGTCGGACCCGGGTCCTACCAGCGTGGGCTGGCGTACGCCCAGGAGCACCGCGCGACCGTGACGGAGTACGACCCGGTCGAGGGCTGGGTCGCCGGGGTCTGCCGGGGCAGCGGCGGCACCGTCTACCAGGCCAACGTCTACTTCACGATGAGTCGCAACGACGTGCTGCAGGAGTTCGACGGCGTCTGCTCGTGCCCCGTGCGGATGGACTGCAAGCACGCGGTCGCCCTCCTCCTGACGGCGCTCGAGGAGGACTCCATCGCTCGCGACGCCGGCGGGCCGACGGGCGGTCGCGCCGGGCCGCAGTGGCGCGCGGTGCTCCAGCGGGCGCTGCCGACGGCCGAGCCGGCCGAGGTCGAGCTGGCCCTCGCGATCCAGGTGACGCCGCCCGGGCAGGGGGGTCGGCTCGGGTACGGGTTCGCCACCGGCCGGGTCACGGCCCGACCGGTCCGCTCGGGCAAGCGCACCCGCTGGGTCCAGTCGGGCGTCACGTGGTCGACGATCCGGTCCGGTCACCTGCCCGGTGCAGACCGCGCCCAGCTCACCGCCCTCGAGCGGCTGCGCCGGCTCACGACGGTCGAGGACCGCTACCACGCCGACCCGAACGTCCTCGAGCTCGACCAGGTGGCGCTCGCGGAGCTGTGGCCGGCGCTGCGCGAGGTCGTGGCGAGCGGCGTGCAGCTCGTCGACGCGCGCGCGGTCGGGCAGGGGGCGCGGCAGGACGTCCCGGGCGTCGTCCTCGAGACGCGACCGGGACGGGCCGACCTCGCGGTGATGGAGGACGACGACGCCGACCTCACCCTCCACGCGGCGCTGGAGCACCCGGCGGCGGGTGAGATGAGCACGTCGGTGCTCGTGGGCGATCCGCCGCACGGCCTGGTGTGGGTGGACGAGCGCGGCACGCACCTGGCGGCGCTCGACCAGCCGGCGAGCCAGACCTGGGCCGCGCTGCACGAGGGCGGCGCCGTGCGCGTGCCGGCGCACGAGCGCGAGGAGTTCGAGCGCGAGTTCGCCCCGCGGCTCGCGGCGCACGGCTGGCGCTCGCCGGACGGGTCGTACGAGCCACCCCCGCCGCCGACGCCGACGCTGCACCTCGGGGTGCGGCTGACCGAGCGGGGCGATCCCGCGACGCCGCCCCGGGCGGTGCTCGGCTGGGGCTGGGTCTACGGGCAGGATGACGAGGCACCGGCCGAGACCTGGCTCCCCGTGGTCGCGCAGCCCCGGTTCGCGCCGGAGTCGGGGCGGGACGGTGCCGCCGAGGCCGACGTGCTGGCGCGGGTGTGCGCGGTGCTCGCCGGCTCGGACGAGGACGCCGACGACGCGGCCGGGCCGGACCGGACCGGCGCCCGGCCGAGCACCACCGTCGGGCCGAGCACCGAGCCGCAGCCGACCACCGCGGCGCAGGACGCGGCGACCGGCGGCCTGCCGGAGCTCCTGCTGGTGCCCGAGGGTCGCCGCGGCACGCCCGCGCTGCTGCCCGAGGCCACCGTCACCGGGATGGCGGTCGTCCGGCTCCTCGAGCTCCTGCCCGCGCTGACGGACGCGGGCGTCGTGATCCACCACGACGACCTGCCCAGCTACCGGTCCGGCGGCGCCCCGAGCGTCACGATCGCCGTCGCGCGCGAGAGCCGGGACTGGTTCGAGCTCGAGGTCATGATGGAGGTGGCCGGTCACCAGGTGCCGATCGGCCAGGTGATCGCCGCACTCGGGACGCGGCAGAGCACGCTGTTCCTTCCCGACGGCAGCTACGTCTCCCTCGACGTCCCGGAGCTCGAGCAGCTCCGGCAGCTCATCGCGGAGTCGCGGGCGCTGGCCGACGGGCGGCGCGCCGCGCTGCGCGTGCCGCGGATCAACTCCTCGTGGTGGGAGGAGCTGCTGGCGCTCGGCGTGGTGCAGGAGGCCGAGCACGCGTGGCTGCAGGCGGTCCGGCGTCGGGCGCTCGGCCCGGCCGCGGGCGGCGCGGACCACGCGGACGGCGAGCGCGAGCCGGAGCCCCCGCCACCCGTGCCCGCGGGCCTCGCCGCCACGCTGCGGCCCTACCAGCGCGAGGGCTACGAGTGGCTGGCGACGCTGCGCCGAGCGGGGCTGGGCGGCGTCCTCGCCGACGACATGGGCCTGGGCAAGACCGTCCAGACGCTCGCGATGATCCTCGACGAGCGCACCGACCCCGGCGCGCCGGCCGGCCGGGACGACGACGCCCGCGGGGAGGGTGCGGCCGCGTCGCCGGCCGGGCCGGCGAGACCGCGCGGGCCCTGGCTCGTCGTCGCGCCGACGTCCGTCGTGCCCAACTGGGCCGCCGAGTCGGAACGGTTCACGCCGGGGCTGCGCGTCGCCGTCGTCAGCTCGACGGGGGCCCGCCGCGAGGAGACGCTGGCCGAGCTGGCCGCGGACGTCGACGTCCTCGTGACGTCGTACGCGCTGCTGCGGCTGGAGGCCGAGGAGTACGCCGCGCTCGACCTCGCGGGGGTCGTGCTGGACGAGGCGCAGAACGTGAAGAACTACACGTCGAAGGCGTTCGCGAGCGCCCGTCGGCTGGGCGCGCCCGTCACGTTCGCGATCACCGGCACGCCGATGGAGAACGACCTCTCCGAGCTGTGGGCGATGTTCACCCTGACGGCGCCCGGCCTGCTCGGCAGCCCGCAGCAGTTCGCCGAGGTGTACCGGCGGCCGATCGAGCGGGAGTCGCCGGACGCGAGGTCGCTGCTGGCCCGGCTGCGTCGGCGGATCCGGCCGTTCCTGCTGCGCCGGACCAAGGAGCAGGTCGCGCGGGACCTCCCGCCCAAGCAGGAACAGGTGCTGCACGTCGACCTCGCGCCGGCGCACCGGCGGCTGTACGACCGTCACCTCCAGCGCGAGCGGCGCCGCATCCTCCGGCTGGCCGACGACCTCGAGGGCAACCGCGTCGAGGTCCTGGCGGCGCTCACCCGGTTGCGTCAGCTCGCCATCGACGCCTCCCTGGTCGACGACCAGGCGGACGACGTCCCCTCCTCCAAGCTCGACGTGCTGCTGCCGCTCCTGGAGGAGGCGGCGGCCGAGGGACACCGCGTGCTCGTGTTCAGCCAGTTCACCCGGTACCTGCGGATGATCGGCGCGCGCCTGGACGAGGCGGGGCTCGGCTACGCCTACCTCGACGGGGCGACTACCCGGCGGGCCGACGTCATCCGAGGCTTCGCGGAGGGCGACGACCCGGTGTTCCTCATCAGCCTCAAGGCGGGCGGGGTCGGGCTCAACCTCACGATGGCCGACTACGCGATCCTCGCCGACCCGTGGTGGAACCCGGCGGCCGAGGCGCAGGCTGTCGACCGCGCGCACCGGATCGGCCAGGAGCGACCGGTCATGGTCTACCGCCTCGTGTCGTCCGACACGATCGAGGAGCGCGTGATGGCGTTGCAGGAGGCGAAGCGGGCGCTGGTCGCCGGGGTCCTGGACGAGACCGGCGACGACGTCAGGCCCGGCGCGGGCCGGAGCACGGGTCAGGGCGCACGCCGCGGCGCGGGAAAGCTCAGCGCGGAGGACCTGCGCGGGCTGCTCGCCTGA
- a CDS encoding phosphatase PAP2 family protein yields MSSSSPPPGALAAPADVPSPAASEPPVTAPVSPTAPSAPSAPVGSVRRVAGTAGAVLLALAVLLGLQLRLHDGAPVALDLGASTWAASVRAAAPWTETVALWLNWVGGGFVAIWVVPAAILVGLLLARRWRGAVTTAVALIVSAGAVQLVKNSFDRVRPETTLVTSDHGSFPSGHTANAATLAVLAVVLVPPAWRRWTALVGALWVVVMATSRLILSIHWATDLVGGAFAGLGAALVVVALLPAGRRIRLPPPGSPGGR; encoded by the coding sequence ATGTCGTCCTCCTCACCACCTCCCGGCGCCCTCGCCGCGCCCGCCGACGTGCCATCGCCCGCGGCGTCGGAGCCGCCCGTGACGGCACCGGTGTCGCCGACGGCTCCCAGCGCTCCCAGCGCTCCGGTCGGGTCGGTCCGTCGGGTTGCCGGCACGGCGGGCGCCGTCCTCCTGGCGCTCGCGGTGCTGCTCGGGCTCCAGCTCCGGCTGCACGACGGCGCGCCCGTCGCGCTCGACCTCGGGGCGTCGACGTGGGCGGCCTCGGTGCGGGCGGCCGCCCCGTGGACGGAGACCGTCGCGCTGTGGCTGAACTGGGTCGGGGGCGGCTTCGTCGCCATCTGGGTCGTGCCGGCCGCGATCCTCGTCGGTCTCCTGCTCGCCCGCCGGTGGCGCGGGGCCGTCACGACCGCCGTCGCGCTGATCGTCAGCGCCGGGGCGGTTCAGCTCGTCAAGAACTCGTTCGACCGGGTCCGACCCGAGACCACGCTCGTGACGAGCGACCACGGCTCCTTCCCGTCCGGCCACACGGCGAACGCGGCGACGCTCGCGGTCCTCGCGGTCGTGCTCGTCCCGCCGGCCTGGCGCCGGTGGACGGCGCTCGTCGGGGCGCTGTGGGTCGTGGTGATGGCGACCAGTCGGCTGATCCTGTCCATCCACTGGGCCACGGACCTCGTCGGCGGGGCGTTCGCTGGGCTGGGGGCGGCCCTCGTCGTCGTCGCCCTCCTGCCGGCGGGCCGACGGATCCGGCTGCCCCCGCCCGGCTCTCCCGGCGGTCGATGA
- a CDS encoding DUF308 domain-containing protein, which translates to MTAQPPPSGPDHPLTPPLTPPPGGPPTRQPEPAPTPARSTIGRIALVAAIVGLVFACIPGALIVGWVLLPVGFVLGVVSLFQKGSKKPGTWAIVLSIVGTIIATIVFLVVVSAAVDDALGGTDSSVSPAETSHESDAPASPDGEESGDEAGSEDGDGAGGDDAPAAEVGTRENPAPLGSVVSGSEWDVTITSFELDATEAVLAANQFNEPPADGMVYAVVGVSATYTGADSSTSLMVGVDYVTATGEVVTRADSMAVAPDPMFGMAELFQGGTDTGNVVLQVPADGGGVLRVSPGMFVDPVFVATS; encoded by the coding sequence ATGACGGCGCAGCCTCCCCCCAGCGGACCCGACCATCCCCTCACGCCGCCCCTGACGCCGCCGCCCGGCGGGCCGCCGACGCGTCAGCCCGAACCGGCCCCGACCCCTGCCCGCAGCACGATCGGTCGGATCGCACTCGTCGCGGCGATCGTCGGCCTGGTCTTCGCGTGCATCCCCGGCGCGCTCATCGTCGGCTGGGTGCTCCTGCCGGTCGGGTTCGTCCTCGGCGTCGTGAGCCTGTTCCAGAAGGGGTCGAAGAAGCCGGGGACCTGGGCGATCGTCCTGTCGATCGTCGGCACGATCATCGCGACGATCGTGTTCCTCGTCGTCGTGAGCGCGGCGGTCGACGACGCGCTCGGCGGCACGGACTCCTCCGTCTCCCCGGCGGAGACGTCGCACGAGTCGGACGCGCCCGCGTCGCCGGACGGGGAGGAGAGCGGCGACGAGGCGGGCTCCGAGGACGGCGACGGGGCGGGGGGCGACGACGCGCCGGCCGCCGAGGTCGGGACGCGCGAGAACCCGGCGCCGCTCGGGTCCGTCGTGTCGGGCTCGGAGTGGGACGTGACGATCACGTCGTTCGAGCTCGACGCCACCGAGGCCGTGCTGGCCGCCAACCAGTTCAACGAGCCACCGGCCGACGGGATGGTCTACGCGGTCGTCGGCGTCTCCGCGACGTACACCGGAGCTGACTCGAGCACCTCGCTCATGGTCGGCGTCGACTACGTGACGGCGACCGGCGAGGTCGTCACGCGGGCCGACTCGATGGCGGTCGCGCCCGACCCGATGTTCGGCATGGCCGAGCTGTTCCAGGGCGGCACCGACACCGGGAACGTCGTGCTCCAGGTCCCCGCCGACGGCGGCGGCGTCCTGCGGGTCTCCCCTGGCATGTTCGTCGACCCGGTCTTCGTCGCCACGAGCTGA
- a CDS encoding sensor histidine kinase translates to MTMNQPGPGLVAVPSGARDVIPPSPVRRVLSVAGTVAAVVLVGFLGLSFAVVPAPPTDGDLPPLLLWHMTGAAAAVGAAVAMVWRSSRPVPVLLATAAATLVLPIGPLAPVVALPWVLARGSRRTIAWAIPLTGVAVAVALGYDAVRPGDSALLALNDEAGAPVTPSAVAYAVIGVLLLGGAVLAGLWRRSLAAVGVAQDVAQEAVQHSVELRRELTRQEEREHIAREMHDTVAHHLSLLSLHAAALEVTSQDPLVPDAARSMRSSAHQALEEMRGLITSLRDSADGGYTGAPPTLADLGRLVADARAAGVEIAASIDVPAPGAGVPEVPVAVTRAVYRIVQESLTNALKHASGSGVSVQVEAAPGRGVSVAVVSWLPVDRGARDAGVDDASRLASRPSLGAGAGAGIVGMRERATALGGSLAAGRHADLWVVRAWLPWRIDG, encoded by the coding sequence ATGACGATGAACCAGCCGGGGCCGGGGCTCGTCGCCGTCCCCTCCGGCGCGCGCGACGTGATCCCACCGTCGCCGGTGCGCCGAGTGCTGAGCGTGGCGGGGACGGTCGCGGCGGTCGTGCTGGTCGGCTTCCTCGGACTGTCGTTCGCGGTCGTCCCCGCACCGCCGACCGACGGAGATCTCCCGCCCCTCCTGCTCTGGCACATGACGGGCGCCGCGGCGGCGGTCGGGGCCGCCGTCGCGATGGTGTGGCGCTCGTCCCGTCCCGTCCCGGTGCTGCTGGCCACGGCGGCGGCCACCCTCGTCCTGCCGATCGGGCCGCTGGCCCCCGTCGTCGCGCTGCCCTGGGTCCTCGCGCGCGGCTCGCGCCGGACGATCGCGTGGGCGATCCCGCTCACCGGCGTTGCCGTGGCGGTCGCGCTCGGCTACGACGCGGTGCGTCCCGGGGACTCGGCGCTGCTCGCGCTGAACGACGAGGCGGGGGCTCCGGTCACCCCGTCCGCCGTCGCTTACGCCGTCATCGGGGTCCTGCTCCTGGGCGGTGCGGTGCTCGCGGGTCTCTGGCGGCGCTCGCTCGCCGCGGTCGGCGTCGCGCAGGACGTCGCGCAGGAGGCGGTGCAGCACTCCGTCGAGCTGCGGCGGGAGCTGACCCGCCAGGAGGAGCGCGAGCACATCGCGCGCGAGATGCACGACACCGTCGCGCACCACCTCTCGCTGCTGTCGCTGCACGCCGCCGCGCTCGAGGTGACGTCGCAGGACCCGCTCGTCCCGGACGCCGCGCGGTCGATGCGCTCCTCTGCGCACCAGGCGCTGGAGGAGATGCGCGGGCTCATCACGTCGCTGCGGGACTCCGCCGACGGCGGCTACACCGGCGCACCGCCGACGCTGGCCGACCTCGGCCGGCTCGTGGCCGACGCGCGGGCGGCCGGGGTGGAGATCGCGGCCTCGATCGACGTCCCAGCCCCCGGCGCCGGCGTCCCCGAGGTGCCCGTCGCCGTGACGCGGGCGGTCTACCGGATCGTCCAGGAGTCGCTCACGAACGCGCTCAAGCACGCGTCGGGCTCGGGGGTGAGCGTGCAGGTCGAGGCGGCGCCGGGCCGCGGGGTCAGCGTCGCGGTGGTGAGCTGGTTGCCCGTCGACCGGGGGGCGCGCGACGCCGGGGTCGACGATGCCTCGCGCCTCGCCTCGCGGCCGTCGCTCGGAGCCGGGGCTGGTGCCGGGATCGTCGGCATGCGCGAGCGCGCGACGGCGCTCGGCGGCTCGCTGGCCGCGGGTCGTCACGCCGACCTATGGGTCGTCCGCGCCTGGCTGCCCTGGCGGATCGATGGCTGA
- a CDS encoding response regulator transcription factor: MAEDAGPARGPVAPTRVVIVDDDALVRTLLTRILGAAGIEVVGEADDGDGAVEAVRVHHPDVVLMDLRMARLNGIEATRLVRELPGAPGVIALTSFDAPTAVLHAVAAGVAGFLAKDAAPEEIVEAVRQVASGAGALSPRAARVVLGSIQDSTHEVVRREAAARLRGLSQREWDVATALTEGLSNPDIARRLFVSEATVKTHIQSACLKAGVEGRVQLAVLCARAGVGV, encoded by the coding sequence ATGGCTGAGGACGCAGGACCGGCGCGCGGGCCGGTGGCGCCGACCCGCGTCGTGATCGTCGACGACGACGCCCTCGTGCGCACGCTCCTCACCCGCATCCTCGGCGCGGCCGGCATCGAGGTGGTCGGTGAGGCGGACGACGGCGACGGGGCGGTCGAGGCGGTTCGCGTGCACCACCCGGACGTCGTGCTCATGGACCTGCGGATGGCTCGGCTGAACGGGATCGAGGCGACCCGCCTCGTCCGCGAGCTGCCCGGGGCGCCCGGCGTCATCGCGCTCACGTCGTTCGACGCTCCGACGGCCGTGCTCCACGCCGTCGCGGCCGGCGTCGCCGGGTTCCTGGCCAAGGACGCGGCGCCGGAGGAGATCGTCGAGGCCGTGCGACAGGTGGCCTCGGGCGCCGGGGCGCTCTCGCCGCGGGCCGCCCGCGTCGTGCTCGGGTCGATCCAGGACTCGACCCACGAGGTCGTGCGACGCGAGGCGGCCGCCCGGCTGCGCGGGCTGTCGCAGCGCGAGTGGGACGTCGCGACGGCGCTGACCGAGGGCCTGTCGAACCCGGACATCGCCCGGCGCCTGTTCGTCAGCGAGGCGACCGTGAAGACCCACATCCAGAGCGCCTGCCTCAAGGCGGGCGTCGAGGGCCGGGTCCAGCTCGCGGTCCTGTGCGCCCGCGCGGGCGTCGGCGTCTAG